In Maniola hyperantus chromosome 13, iAphHyp1.2, whole genome shotgun sequence, one genomic interval encodes:
- the LOC117987422 gene encoding apolipoprotein D-like, whose amino-acid sequence MYRFVILLFLSAVHAQLVINGTCDLTNINRHTVISQKIAGTWYQIERIPNSVEKGDCSFSTLTIEIDNKTSSWSGNRYDSEVVNAKLVLRNATITNTAELGVWNVTYHGGISQEVLILGTDNTEYLMLYSCQNNGNTSATISAWKLGRNTTYSQNAKNATQLLAVTAHISNTTWREVSHSEAACKLKGGATNLQLSPLLFLLLAFGLAKQL is encoded by the exons ATGTATCGATTTgtgattttattgtttttgtcgGCAGTGCACGCTCAGCTTGTAATCAATGGAACTTGCGATTTAACAAACATTAACCGTCATACAGTGATCTCACAGAAA ATTGCAGGCACCTGGTACCAAATAGAAAGGATCCCAAATAGCGTGGAAAAGGGTGACTGTTCGTTCAGTACCTTAACTATCGAGATCGACAACAAGACATCATCGTGGTCAGGGAACAGGTATGACTCAGAAGTGGTCAACGCAAAACTTGTGCTAAGGAACGCTACCATCACCAATACTGCTGAACTAGGAGTCTGGAATGTGACTTACCAtg gtgGCATCTCACAAGAAGTCTTAATTCTGGGGACTGACAACACTGAGTATCTCATGCTGTACAGCTGTCAAAACAATGGCAACACATCAGCTACTA TAAGCGCATGGAAGCTGGGACGCAACACGACGTACTCCCAGAACGCCAAGAACGCCACCCAGTTACTGGCAGTCACTGCCCACATCTCCAACACGACCTGGAGAGAAGTGTCACACTCAGAAGCGGCCTGCAAGCTCAAAGGCGGCGCGACGAATCTGCAACTATCGCCTTTACTGTTTCTTCTGCTAGCTTTTGGTTTAGCTAAACAGCTataa